The Streptomyces sp. NBC_01268 genome window below encodes:
- a CDS encoding bifunctional DNA primase/polymerase: MGFTIGGIREMRSGSRRRLRTTECTAVAEYTGLWGWDVVPGARAVAGRCSCGDLGCTAPGAHPLSFAAPVPAGAGLDDATKAWSEYPGAALLLPVGRAFDVIEVAEAAGRRALVRLERMGLPLGPVSVTPTGRAQFFVAPGAAAELPHLLYRMGWDDAGLDLHCLGAGAHVTAPPSDLGGLGPVRWLRPPTLDAAGAPPQARLLLGTLAYICHRTHF; this comes from the coding sequence ATGGGCTTCACGATCGGCGGCATTCGTGAGATGCGGTCCGGCTCACGCCGCCGCCTGCGCACCACGGAGTGCACAGCGGTGGCCGAGTACACCGGACTGTGGGGCTGGGACGTGGTCCCGGGGGCGAGGGCGGTCGCGGGCCGCTGCTCCTGCGGCGACCTCGGCTGTACGGCACCGGGGGCGCATCCGCTCTCCTTCGCCGCGCCCGTCCCGGCCGGCGCGGGCCTCGACGACGCGACCAAGGCCTGGTCCGAGTACCCGGGGGCGGCCCTGCTGCTGCCGGTCGGCCGGGCCTTCGACGTCATCGAGGTCGCGGAGGCGGCGGGCCGCAGGGCCCTGGTCCGGCTGGAGCGCATGGGGCTGCCCCTGGGCCCGGTGAGCGTCACCCCGACCGGCCGGGCGCAGTTCTTCGTGGCCCCGGGCGCCGCGGCCGAGCTCCCGCACCTGCTCTACCGGATGGGCTGGGACGACGCCGGCCTGGACCTGCACTGCCTGGGCGCGGGCGCCCATGTCACCGCCCCGCCCTCGGACCTCGGCGGACTCGGCCCGGTGCGCTGGCTGCGCCCGCCGACTCTGGACGCGGCGGGAGCGCCGCCGCAGGCCCGGCTGCTGCTCGGCACGCTGGCGTACATCTGCCACCGGACGCACTTCTGA
- the ftsY gene encoding signal recognition particle-docking protein FtsY has protein sequence MELILAVVIALVVAVAVTSGLVISGRKKKQLPPAEPPSTTPTITAPPAEPHVGDEAETPREEPRRTVEEVTLPATEAPEAVAPVEEPVAEVPGIEVPEPTAGRLVRLRARLARSQNSLGKGLLTLLSREHLDEDTWEEIEETLLTADVGVAPTQELVERLRDRVKVLGTRTPEELRGLLREELVALLGADLDRAVRTESPENVPGVVMVVGVNGTGKTTTTGKLARVLVADGKSVVLGAADTFRAAAADQLQTWGERVGARTVRGPEGGDPASIAYDAVKEGIAEKADVVLIDTAGRLHTKTGLMDELGKVKRVVEKHGPLDEILLVLDATTGQNGLIQARVFAEVVDITGIVLTKLDGTAKGGIVIAVQRELGVPVKLIGLGEGPDDLAPFEPGAFVDALIGD, from the coding sequence ATGGAACTCATCCTTGCTGTAGTCATCGCTCTGGTCGTCGCGGTCGCCGTGACCAGCGGACTCGTGATCAGCGGTCGCAAGAAGAAGCAGCTGCCGCCCGCCGAGCCGCCGTCCACCACGCCGACCATCACCGCTCCGCCCGCCGAACCGCACGTCGGCGACGAGGCGGAGACGCCGCGGGAAGAACCACGCCGCACCGTCGAAGAGGTCACCCTCCCCGCCACCGAGGCCCCGGAGGCCGTCGCCCCCGTCGAGGAGCCGGTCGCCGAGGTCCCCGGGATCGAGGTGCCCGAGCCGACCGCCGGCCGCCTCGTGCGGCTCCGGGCCCGGCTCGCCCGCTCCCAGAACTCGCTCGGCAAGGGGCTGCTGACGCTCCTGTCCCGCGAGCACCTCGACGAGGACACCTGGGAGGAGATCGAGGAGACCCTCCTGACGGCCGACGTCGGCGTCGCCCCCACCCAGGAACTGGTCGAGCGTCTGCGCGACCGGGTCAAGGTGCTCGGCACCCGCACCCCCGAGGAGCTGCGCGGCCTGCTGCGCGAGGAGCTCGTCGCCCTCCTCGGCGCCGACCTCGACCGCGCGGTCAGGACCGAGAGCCCCGAGAACGTCCCGGGCGTCGTGATGGTCGTCGGTGTCAACGGCACCGGTAAGACCACCACCACCGGCAAGCTGGCCCGGGTGCTCGTCGCCGACGGCAAGTCCGTCGTCCTCGGCGCCGCCGACACCTTCCGCGCCGCCGCCGCCGACCAGCTCCAGACCTGGGGCGAGCGCGTCGGCGCCCGCACCGTGCGCGGCCCGGAGGGCGGCGACCCGGCGTCGATCGCCTACGACGCGGTCAAGGAGGGCATCGCCGAGAAGGCGGACGTCGTCCTCATCGACACCGCCGGCCGGCTGCACACCAAGACCGGTCTCATGGACGAGCTCGGCAAGGTCAAGCGCGTCGTCGAGAAGCACGGCCCGCTCGACGAGATCCTCCTCGTCCTGGACGCCACCACCGGCCAGAACGGTCTGATCCAGGCCCGCGTCTTCGCCGAGGTCGTCGACATCACCGGGATCGTCCTCACCAAGCTGGACGGCACCGCCAAGGGCGGCATCGTCATCGCCGTCCAGCGCGAGCTGGGCGTCCCGGTCAAGCTGATCGGCCTGGGCGAGGGCCCGGACGACCTCGCCCCGTTCGAGCCCGGCGCGTTCGTCGACGCGCTGATCGGCGACTGA
- a CDS encoding P-II family nitrogen regulator, translating into MKLITAVVKPHRLDEIKDALQAFGVHGLTVTEASGYGRQRGHTEVYRGAEYTVDLVPKIRIEVLVEDEDAEQLIDVVVKAARTGKIGDGKVWSVPVETAVRVRTGERGPDAL; encoded by the coding sequence ATGAAGCTCATCACCGCGGTCGTGAAGCCGCACCGGCTCGACGAGATCAAGGACGCCCTCCAGGCCTTCGGCGTCCACGGCCTCACCGTCACCGAGGCCAGCGGATACGGCCGCCAGCGCGGCCACACCGAGGTCTACCGGGGCGCCGAGTACACCGTCGACCTCGTCCCCAAGATCCGCATCGAGGTCCTGGTGGAGGACGAGGACGCCGAACAGCTCATCGACGTCGTCGTGAAGGCCGCCCGCACCGGCAAGATCGGTGACGGAAAGGTGTGGAGCGTCCCGGTCGAGACCGCCGTACGGGTCCGCACCGGCGAACGCGGTCCGGACGCCCTGTAG
- a CDS encoding ammonium transporter has product MASAITTLAADAPALSAANTGFMLICSALVMLMTPALAFFYGGMVRVKSTLNMLMMSFISLGIVTILWVLYGFSIAFGTDSASLFGWSSDYVGLSGIGITELWDGYTIPVYVFAVFQLMFAIITPALISGALADRVKFSAWALFITLWVTIVYFPVAHWVWGTGGWLFEMGVIDFAGGTAVHINAGAAALGVILVIGKRVGFKKDPMRPHSLPLVMLGAGLLWFGWFGFNAGSWLGNDDGVGAVMFVNTQVATAAAMLAWLLYEKLRHGSFTTLGAASGAVAGLVAITPSGGSCSPLGAIAIGAVAGLLCAMAVGLKYKFGYDDSLDVVGVHLVGGVVGSLLVGFFATGGVQSDAKGLFYGGGLDQLGKQAIGVFSVLAYSLIASAVLALIIDKTMGMRVAEDDEISGIDQVEHAETAYDFSGAGGGSSSRSTAVAAPAATENKKVDA; this is encoded by the coding sequence ATGGCATCAGCCATCACGACCCTGGCAGCAGACGCGCCCGCGCTGTCCGCCGCCAACACCGGGTTCATGCTCATCTGCTCCGCCCTGGTCATGCTGATGACCCCGGCTCTCGCCTTCTTCTACGGAGGCATGGTCCGCGTCAAGTCCACCCTCAACATGCTGATGATGAGCTTCATCAGCCTCGGGATCGTCACGATCCTGTGGGTGCTCTACGGCTTCAGCATCGCCTTCGGCACCGACTCCGCCTCGCTCTTCGGCTGGTCCTCCGACTACGTCGGCCTCAGCGGCATCGGCATCACCGAACTGTGGGACGGCTACACCATCCCGGTGTACGTCTTCGCCGTCTTCCAGCTCATGTTCGCGATCATCACCCCGGCCCTCATCAGCGGCGCCCTCGCCGACCGCGTCAAGTTCTCCGCCTGGGCCCTCTTCATCACCCTGTGGGTCACGATCGTCTACTTCCCCGTCGCCCACTGGGTCTGGGGCACCGGCGGCTGGCTCTTCGAGATGGGCGTCATCGACTTCGCCGGCGGCACCGCCGTCCACATCAACGCCGGCGCGGCAGCCCTCGGCGTCATCCTCGTCATCGGCAAGCGGGTCGGCTTCAAGAAGGACCCGATGCGCCCGCACAGCCTCCCGCTGGTCATGCTCGGCGCCGGTCTCCTCTGGTTCGGCTGGTTCGGCTTCAACGCCGGCTCGTGGCTCGGCAACGACGACGGCGTCGGCGCGGTCATGTTCGTCAACACCCAGGTCGCCACCGCCGCCGCCATGCTCGCCTGGCTCCTCTACGAGAAGCTGCGCCACGGCTCCTTCACCACCCTCGGCGCCGCCTCCGGCGCGGTCGCCGGCCTCGTCGCCATCACCCCCTCCGGCGGCTCCTGCTCCCCGCTCGGCGCGATCGCCATCGGCGCCGTCGCCGGTCTGCTCTGCGCCATGGCCGTCGGCCTCAAGTACAAGTTCGGCTACGACGACTCCCTCGACGTCGTCGGCGTCCACCTCGTCGGCGGAGTCGTCGGCTCCCTCCTCGTCGGCTTCTTCGCCACCGGCGGCGTCCAGTCCGACGCCAAGGGCCTCTTCTACGGCGGCGGCCTCGACCAGCTCGGCAAGCAGGCCATCGGCGTCTTCTCCGTCCTCGCCTACTCTCTGATCGCCTCCGCGGTCCTCGCCCTGATCATCGACAAGACGATGGGGATGCGGGTCGCCGAGGACGACGAGATCTCCGGCATCGACCAGGTCGAGCACGCGGAGACCGCGTACGACTTCAGCGGAGCGGGCGGCGGCAGCTCCTCGCGCAGCACCGCCGTGGCCGCCCCCGCCGCGACGGAGAACAAGAAGGTGGACGCATGA
- the nsdA gene encoding transcriptional repressor NsdA: protein MGGNGADGSTAGKRPNEQLSSWFVRSGWSKGELARQVNRRARQMGAHHISTDTSRVRRWLDGEQPREPIPRILSELFSERFGSVVAVEDLGLRTAHQSPSVSGVDLPWAGPQTVALLSEFSRSDLMLARRGFLGSSLSLAAGPTLIEPMQRWLVPTPAGEPLPAPAPDERRAHRLSPVELDLLESTTAMFRQWDAQCGGGLRRKAVVGQLHEVTDLLQEPQPAATAQRLFTCAAELAELAGWMSYDVGLQPTAQKYFVLALHAAKEAGDKPLGSYILSSMSRQMIHLGRPDDALELIHLAQYGSRDCATARTQAMLYAMEARAYANMGQPSKCKRAVRMAEDTFSDVGLDGEPEPDWIRFFSEAELNGENSHSYRDLAYVAGRSPTYASLAEPVMERAVELFEKDPEHQRSYALNLIGMATVHLLKREPEQSVVLAEKALGVARKVRSERVNTRLRKTVDTAARDFGDVAEVVHLTDRLTALLPEAAEAV from the coding sequence GTGGGCGGCAACGGCGCAGACGGTTCGACTGCCGGCAAGCGCCCGAACGAACAGCTGAGTTCGTGGTTCGTGCGCAGTGGCTGGTCGAAGGGCGAGCTGGCACGCCAAGTGAACCGCCGGGCCCGCCAGATGGGCGCGCACCACATCTCCACCGACACCTCGCGGGTGCGCCGCTGGCTCGACGGCGAGCAGCCCCGCGAACCCATCCCGCGCATCCTCTCCGAACTGTTCTCCGAGCGCTTCGGCTCCGTCGTCGCCGTCGAGGACCTCGGGCTGCGCACCGCCCACCAGTCGCCGTCCGTCTCCGGCGTCGACCTGCCCTGGGCGGGCCCCCAGACCGTCGCGCTGCTCAGCGAGTTCTCCCGCAGCGACCTGATGCTCGCCCGCCGCGGCTTCCTCGGCTCCTCCCTCTCGCTCGCCGCCGGCCCCACCCTCATCGAACCGATGCAGCGCTGGCTGGTGCCCACCCCGGCCGGCGAGCCCCTGCCCGCACCCGCCCCCGACGAGCGCCGCGCCCACCGGCTCTCCCCGGTCGAGCTCGACCTGTTGGAGTCCACCACCGCGATGTTCCGCCAGTGGGACGCCCAGTGCGGCGGCGGACTGCGCCGCAAGGCGGTCGTCGGACAGCTCCACGAGGTCACCGACCTGCTCCAGGAGCCGCAGCCCGCCGCCACCGCCCAGCGCCTCTTCACCTGCGCGGCCGAACTGGCCGAACTGGCCGGATGGATGAGCTACGACGTGGGCCTTCAGCCCACCGCCCAGAAGTACTTCGTGCTTGCGCTGCACGCGGCGAAGGAAGCCGGCGACAAGCCCCTCGGCTCGTACATCCTCTCCTCCATGAGCCGCCAGATGATCCACCTCGGCCGGCCCGACGACGCCCTCGAACTCATCCACCTCGCCCAGTACGGCAGTCGGGACTGCGCCACCGCGCGCACCCAGGCCATGCTGTATGCGATGGAGGCCCGCGCCTACGCCAACATGGGCCAGCCCTCCAAGTGCAAGCGGGCCGTGCGGATGGCCGAGGACACCTTCTCCGACGTCGGTCTCGACGGCGAGCCCGAGCCCGACTGGATCCGCTTCTTCTCCGAGGCCGAGCTCAACGGCGAGAACTCGCACTCCTACCGCGACCTGGCCTACGTCGCCGGCCGCTCCCCGACCTACGCCTCGCTCGCCGAGCCCGTCATGGAACGCGCCGTCGAACTCTTCGAGAAGGACCCCGAGCACCAGCGCAGCTACGCCCTCAACCTCATCGGCATGGCCACCGTCCACCTCCTCAAGCGGGAGCCCGAGCAGTCGGTCGTCCTCGCCGAGAAGGCCCTCGGCGTCGCCCGCAAGGTCCGCTCCGAGCGGGTGAACACCCGGCTCCGCAAGACCGTCGACACCGCCGCCCGCGACTTCGGCGACGTCGCCGAGGTCGTCCACCTCACCGACCGGCTCACCGCCCTGCTCCCCGAGGCCGCCGAGGCGGTCTGA
- a CDS encoding [protein-PII] uridylyltransferase has protein sequence MTSLDANTESDDTGPGGYAAARLRLLTEKARSGPPRRAGLSRLTDRWLAGLLDAGLAAAGSPPRGVALVAVGGYGRGELSPRSDLDLLLLHDGSADPGTIAALADRLWYPVWDLGLDLDHSVRTPAEARRTAAEDLKVQLGLLDARPVAGDAGLVTALRTTVLADWRNQATRRLPELDALCRDRAERSGELQYLLEPDLKEARGGLRDAQALRAVAASWLADAPREGLDEARRRLLDARDALHLATGRATDRLALQEQDAVAAELGLLDADTLLREVYEAARTVSYASDVTWREVNRVLKARAARPRLRGLLGGRAGAGRAGGAKPPAERTPLAEGVVEMDGEAVLALSARPERDPVLPLRAAAAAAQAGLPLSPHAVRRLAASAKALPTPWPAEAREELVTLLGAGESTVPVWEALESEGLVTRLLPDWERVRCRPQRNPVHTWTVDRHLVETAVRAASLTRRVHRPDLLLVAALLHDIGKGWPGDHSVAGETIARDVAARIGFDSVDVGVVATVVRHHLLLVETATRRDLDDPATVQSVATAVGTLGALELLHALTEADALATGPAAWSTWRASLVADLVKRVAGVLAGEEPPDPEAAAPSAEQERLAIEALRTGEPVLALHTEPVVAGSGEPEPVGVELLVALPERPGVLPAVAGVLALHRLTVRAAELRAVALPAELGKGPVLVLDWRVAAAYGSLPEAHRLRADLVRALDGSLDVPARLAERDAAYPRRRGVTAPPPRVTVAAAGSRLATVLEVRAQDAPGLLHRVGRALEGAEVRVRSAHVSTLGANAVDTLYVTRPDGSLLSSEEAAGLAKTLEEALS, from the coding sequence GTGACGAGCCTCGACGCGAACACGGAATCCGACGACACGGGACCCGGCGGCTACGCGGCGGCCCGGCTGCGCCTCCTCACCGAGAAGGCGCGGTCCGGGCCGCCGCGCCGTGCCGGACTCTCCCGTCTCACCGACCGATGGCTGGCGGGCCTCCTCGACGCCGGACTCGCCGCCGCCGGAAGCCCGCCACGCGGGGTGGCGCTCGTCGCCGTCGGCGGCTACGGGCGCGGCGAACTCTCCCCGCGCAGCGACCTCGACCTGCTCCTCCTGCACGACGGCTCCGCCGACCCGGGCACGATCGCCGCCCTCGCCGACCGCCTCTGGTACCCGGTCTGGGACCTCGGCCTCGACCTCGACCACTCCGTCCGCACCCCCGCCGAGGCCCGCAGGACCGCCGCCGAGGACCTCAAGGTCCAGCTCGGCCTCCTGGACGCCCGGCCCGTCGCGGGCGACGCCGGCCTCGTCACCGCCCTGCGCACCACCGTGCTCGCCGACTGGCGCAACCAGGCCACCCGGCGGCTGCCCGAGCTCGACGCCCTGTGCCGGGACCGCGCCGAACGCAGCGGCGAGCTCCAGTACCTCCTCGAACCCGACCTCAAGGAGGCCCGCGGCGGACTGCGCGACGCCCAGGCCCTGCGCGCCGTCGCCGCCTCCTGGCTCGCCGACGCGCCCCGCGAGGGACTCGACGAGGCCCGCCGTCGCCTCCTCGACGCCCGCGACGCCCTCCACCTCGCCACCGGCCGGGCCACCGACCGCCTCGCCCTCCAGGAGCAGGACGCCGTCGCCGCCGAACTCGGCCTCCTCGACGCCGACACCCTGCTGCGCGAGGTGTACGAGGCCGCCCGGACCGTCTCGTACGCCTCCGACGTCACCTGGCGCGAGGTCAACCGGGTCCTCAAGGCCCGCGCCGCGCGGCCCCGGCTGCGCGGCCTCCTCGGCGGCCGGGCGGGCGCCGGACGGGCCGGCGGGGCGAAACCGCCCGCCGAACGCACCCCGCTCGCCGAGGGCGTCGTCGAGATGGACGGCGAGGCCGTCCTCGCCCTCAGCGCCCGCCCCGAACGCGACCCCGTCCTGCCGCTGCGGGCCGCGGCCGCCGCCGCCCAGGCCGGCCTCCCGCTCTCCCCGCACGCCGTACGCCGCCTCGCCGCCTCCGCCAAGGCCCTGCCCACCCCCTGGCCCGCCGAGGCCCGCGAGGAACTCGTCACCCTCCTCGGCGCGGGCGAATCCACCGTCCCCGTCTGGGAGGCCCTGGAGTCCGAAGGCCTGGTCACCCGGCTGCTGCCCGACTGGGAACGCGTCCGCTGCCGCCCCCAGCGCAACCCCGTCCACACCTGGACCGTCGACCGGCACCTCGTCGAGACCGCCGTCCGCGCCGCCTCCCTCACCCGCCGCGTCCACCGGCCCGACCTGCTCCTCGTCGCCGCCCTCCTGCACGACATCGGCAAGGGCTGGCCCGGCGACCACTCCGTCGCCGGCGAGACCATCGCCCGCGACGTCGCCGCCCGGATCGGCTTCGACAGCGTCGACGTCGGCGTCGTCGCCACCGTCGTCCGCCACCACCTGCTCCTCGTCGAGACCGCCACCCGGCGCGACCTCGACGACCCCGCCACCGTCCAGTCCGTCGCCACCGCCGTCGGCACCCTCGGCGCCCTGGAGCTCCTGCACGCCCTCACCGAGGCCGACGCCCTGGCCACCGGGCCCGCCGCCTGGTCCACCTGGCGCGCCTCCCTGGTGGCCGATCTCGTCAAACGCGTCGCCGGGGTGCTCGCGGGGGAGGAGCCGCCCGACCCGGAGGCCGCCGCGCCCAGCGCCGAACAGGAACGGCTCGCCATCGAGGCGCTGCGCACCGGCGAACCCGTCCTCGCCCTGCACACCGAACCCGTCGTCGCCGGATCCGGGGAACCCGAACCGGTCGGCGTCGAGCTCCTCGTCGCCCTGCCCGAGCGGCCCGGCGTGCTGCCCGCCGTCGCCGGAGTCCTCGCCCTGCACCGGCTCACCGTCCGCGCCGCCGAGCTGCGCGCCGTCGCCCTGCCGGCCGAGCTCGGCAAGGGGCCCGTCCTCGTCCTCGACTGGCGGGTCGCCGCCGCCTACGGCTCGCTGCCCGAGGCCCACCGGCTCCGCGCCGACCTCGTCCGCGCCCTGGACGGCTCGCTCGACGTCCCCGCGCGGCTCGCCGAACGCGACGCCGCCTACCCGCGCCGCCGCGGGGTCACCGCACCACCGCCCCGGGTCACCGTGGCCGCCGCCGGCTCCCGGCTCGCCACCGTCCTGGAGGTCCGCGCCCAGGACGCCCCCGGCCTGCTGCACCGCGTCGGCCGCGCCCTGGAGGGGGCCGAGGTCCGGGTCCGCAGCGCCCACGTCTCCACCCTGGGCGCCAACGCGGTCGACACCCTCTACGTGACCAGGCCGGACGGCAGCCTGCTCTCCTCCGAGGAGGCCGCGGGGCTGGCGAAGACGCTGGAGGAGGCGCTGAGCTGA
- the ffh gene encoding signal recognition particle protein gives MFDTLSDRLSATFKSLRGKGRLSEQDIDSAAREIRIALLEADVALPVVRAFIKNVKERAAGAEVSKALNPSQQVVKIVNEELVGILGGETRRLRFAKTAPTVIMLAGLQGAGKTTLAGKLGLWLKGQGHSPLLVACDLQRPNAVTQLSVVADRAGVAFYGPQPGNGVGDPVQVAKDSVEYARGKQYDIVIVDTAGRLGIDQELMQQAADIRDAVSPDEILFVVDAMIGQDAVNTAEAFRDGVGFDGVVLSKLDGDARGGAALSIAHVTGKQIMFASNGEKLDDFDAFHPDRMASRILGMGDIMSLIEKAEQTFSQEEAAKMASKLASKKGQEFTLDDFMAQMEQVRKMGSISKLLGMLPGMGQMKEQIANIDEREVDRVGAIIKSMTPAERQDPTIINGSRRARIAKGSGVEVSAVKGLVERFFEARKMMSRMAQGGGMPGMPGMPGMGGGPGRQKKQIKQAKGKRKSGNPMKRKADEQAAAERREQAQAGGAFGLPAAGEGPGEFELPDEFKKFMG, from the coding sequence GTGTTCGATACGCTTTCCGACCGCCTCAGCGCGACTTTCAAGTCCCTCCGGGGTAAAGGCCGCCTCTCCGAGCAGGACATCGACAGTGCGGCCCGGGAAATCCGTATCGCGCTCCTCGAGGCCGATGTCGCGCTGCCCGTCGTCCGCGCGTTCATCAAGAACGTCAAGGAGCGGGCCGCCGGTGCCGAGGTCTCCAAGGCGCTGAACCCCTCGCAGCAGGTCGTCAAGATCGTCAACGAGGAGCTGGTCGGCATCCTCGGTGGCGAGACCCGCCGCCTGCGGTTCGCCAAGACGGCGCCGACCGTGATCATGCTGGCCGGTCTCCAGGGTGCCGGTAAGACCACCCTCGCCGGAAAGCTGGGTCTCTGGCTCAAGGGCCAGGGCCACTCCCCGCTGCTCGTCGCCTGCGACCTCCAGCGCCCCAACGCCGTCACGCAGCTCTCCGTGGTCGCCGACCGCGCCGGCGTGGCCTTCTACGGCCCGCAGCCGGGCAACGGCGTGGGCGACCCGGTCCAGGTCGCCAAGGACTCCGTCGAGTACGCGCGCGGCAAGCAGTACGACATCGTCATCGTCGACACCGCCGGCCGCCTGGGCATCGACCAGGAGCTGATGCAGCAGGCCGCGGACATCCGCGACGCCGTCAGCCCCGACGAGATCCTCTTCGTCGTCGACGCCATGATCGGTCAGGACGCCGTCAACACCGCGGAGGCCTTCCGCGACGGCGTCGGCTTCGACGGCGTGGTCCTCTCCAAGCTGGACGGCGACGCCCGCGGTGGTGCCGCGCTCTCCATCGCGCACGTCACCGGCAAGCAGATCATGTTCGCCTCCAACGGCGAGAAGCTGGACGACTTCGACGCGTTCCACCCGGACCGCATGGCGTCCCGCATCCTCGGGATGGGCGACATCATGTCGCTCATCGAGAAGGCCGAGCAGACCTTCAGCCAGGAAGAGGCCGCCAAGATGGCCTCCAAGCTGGCGTCCAAGAAGGGCCAGGAGTTCACGCTCGACGACTTCATGGCGCAGATGGAGCAGGTCCGGAAGATGGGCTCCATCTCCAAGCTGCTCGGCATGCTCCCCGGCATGGGCCAGATGAAGGAGCAGATCGCCAACATCGACGAGCGCGAGGTCGACCGCGTCGGTGCCATCATCAAGTCGATGACCCCGGCCGAGCGCCAGGACCCGACGATCATCAACGGCTCCCGCCGCGCCCGTATCGCCAAGGGTTCCGGTGTCGAGGTCAGCGCGGTCAAGGGCCTGGTCGAGCGGTTCTTCGAGGCCCGCAAGATGATGTCCCGCATGGCCCAGGGCGGCGGCATGCCGGGCATGCCCGGGATGCCCGGCATGGGCGGCGGCCCCGGCCGGCAGAAGAAGCAGATCAAGCAGGCCAAGGGCAAGCGCAAGAGCGGCAACCCGATGAAGCGGAAGGCCGACGAGCAGGCCGCCGCGGAGCGTCGCGAGCAGGCGCAGGCCGGCGGCGCCTTCGGGCTGCCTGCGGCGGGCGAGGGCCCGGGCGAGTTCGAGCTGCCCGACGAGTTCAAGAAGTTCATGGGCTGA